The following coding sequences are from one Methanosarcina sp. WWM596 window:
- a CDS encoding DUF3303 domain-containing protein, giving the protein MLFMDVSTWDPENRDKILEHFKKLNIPEGIDVINQWVDLSGNRYYILYEAESAEAYGAFNLPWSDVCVIDSVPVMEASEFMQLLPKYKK; this is encoded by the coding sequence ATGTTATTCATGGACGTTAGTACCTGGGACCCTGAGAATCGCGATAAGATCCTTGAACACTTCAAGAAACTGAACATTCCTGAGGGAATTGATGTCATCAACCAGTGGGTTGACCTTTCCGGAAACCGCTATTACATTCTTTACGAAGCAGAAAGTGCCGAGGCTTACGGAGCCTTCAACCTGCCCTGGTCAGATGTCTGCGTGATTGACAGCGTCCCCGTAATGGAAGCTTCAGAATTCATGCAGCTTCTGCCCAAGTACAAAAAGTAA